Proteins co-encoded in one Arthrobacter globiformis genomic window:
- a CDS encoding PhoX family protein has product MSEISGRKFALLPMLGHTKGKRSPVTCALKCDNACAGDVCNTSSNSYFRDIASTTLSRRAALGFGAAGALAVVLGGAVASSEKAVADGGTGLSAAAKNGFGQGASKLQFTAIPAVASDIDALTVPAGFTWQPVIRWGDPIFKDAPAFELGNQTAAAQERQFGYNNDYSDILEIPGSKGRRALLFANHEYTNENIMFPASMPAEQMRAVGAAAHGLTVVELERKNKNKPWSYVQGAPLNRRYLNSTRYELTGPVAGSDLVKTVADPEGRWINGTLGNCSGGTTPWGTILSGEENFNGYFVAPGTSASDKRYGLTNKATARHWELDDPRFNANNLGYENETNRFGWIVEVDPFNPTSTPKKHSSLGRFKHEGANVIVAKSGHVVAYSGDDERFDYLYKFVSKAKYREGDRKHNMTILSEGDLYVAKFTGNAPAAEIDGKGSVPSDGSFDGTGEWLPLVVGGKSMVAGMSLEEVLVYTRLAADKVGPTKMDRCEDVQPSLHTGKVYVACTNNSDRGKPGKEGATEVNPRNENRDGHIVEITETGDQTSTKFTWNLLMVCGDPSTGDVTYFSGFPADQVSPISCPDNLAFDSVGNLWISTDGAPSGIGKADGLFKVTLDGPERGRVEQFLAVPRDAETCGPIVHDTERSVFVSVQHPGEEGTFEAPHSYFPDYVAAGTTPRPGQVRAPRPAVVQVFRTDA; this is encoded by the coding sequence ATGTCTGAAATCTCCGGACGCAAGTTCGCCCTGCTGCCCATGCTCGGCCACACCAAAGGCAAGCGCAGCCCTGTCACGTGCGCGCTCAAGTGCGACAACGCCTGCGCGGGCGACGTCTGCAACACGAGCTCGAACAGCTACTTCCGCGACATTGCCTCCACCACACTGTCACGCCGCGCAGCCCTGGGCTTCGGCGCCGCCGGTGCCCTCGCCGTCGTGCTGGGCGGCGCCGTAGCCTCCAGTGAGAAGGCCGTTGCCGACGGCGGAACGGGACTGTCTGCCGCCGCGAAGAACGGTTTTGGCCAGGGTGCATCCAAACTGCAGTTCACCGCCATCCCCGCCGTTGCGTCCGACATCGACGCCTTGACGGTTCCGGCAGGCTTCACCTGGCAGCCGGTGATCCGCTGGGGTGACCCGATCTTCAAGGACGCCCCGGCGTTCGAGCTGGGCAACCAGACCGCAGCAGCACAGGAGCGCCAGTTCGGCTACAACAACGACTACTCGGATATCCTCGAGATCCCCGGCAGCAAGGGCCGGCGTGCGCTGCTGTTCGCGAACCACGAATACACGAACGAGAACATCATGTTCCCGGCCAGCATGCCGGCTGAGCAGATGCGCGCGGTGGGTGCGGCCGCCCACGGCCTGACCGTCGTTGAGCTGGAGCGCAAGAACAAGAACAAGCCGTGGAGCTACGTCCAGGGCGCCCCGCTGAACCGCCGCTACCTTAACAGCACCCGTTACGAGCTGACCGGACCCGTCGCCGGCTCGGACCTGGTCAAGACCGTGGCCGACCCCGAAGGCCGGTGGATCAACGGCACGCTGGGTAACTGCTCCGGTGGCACCACCCCATGGGGCACCATCCTCTCGGGCGAGGAAAACTTCAACGGCTACTTCGTTGCTCCGGGCACGTCCGCCTCCGACAAGCGCTACGGCCTCACCAACAAGGCCACGGCCCGGCACTGGGAGTTGGACGATCCCCGCTTCAACGCCAACAACCTCGGCTACGAAAACGAGACCAACCGCTTCGGCTGGATTGTGGAGGTGGACCCGTTCAACCCCACGTCCACGCCGAAAAAGCACTCATCACTGGGCCGCTTCAAGCACGAGGGCGCCAATGTGATTGTGGCCAAATCCGGCCACGTGGTCGCCTACTCCGGCGACGACGAGCGCTTCGACTACCTTTACAAGTTCGTCTCCAAGGCCAAGTACCGCGAGGGCGACCGCAAGCACAACATGACGATCCTCTCCGAGGGCGACCTGTACGTTGCCAAGTTCACCGGCAACGCCCCGGCTGCGGAGATCGACGGCAAAGGCTCCGTTCCGTCCGACGGCTCCTTCGACGGCACCGGCGAATGGCTGCCCCTGGTGGTCGGCGGCAAGTCCATGGTTGCCGGCATGTCCCTCGAAGAAGTGCTCGTGTACACGCGATTGGCTGCGGACAAGGTGGGCCCCACCAAGATGGACCGCTGCGAGGACGTCCAGCCCAGCCTGCACACCGGCAAGGTCTACGTCGCGTGCACCAACAACTCGGACCGCGGCAAGCCCGGCAAGGAAGGCGCCACCGAGGTCAACCCGCGCAATGAGAACCGCGACGGCCACATCGTCGAAATCACGGAGACCGGCGACCAGACCTCCACCAAGTTCACCTGGAACCTGCTGATGGTCTGCGGCGATCCCTCCACCGGCGACGTCACCTACTTCTCCGGCTTCCCGGCCGACCAGGTTTCGCCGATTTCCTGCCCGGACAACCTGGCCTTCGACTCCGTGGGCAACCTCTGGATCTCCACCGACGGTGCCCCGTCCGGCATCGGCAAGGCCGACGGTCTGTTCAAGGTCACCCTGGATGGCCCCGAGCGCGGCCGCGTGGAGCAGTTCCTCGCAGTGCCCCGCGATGCCGAAACCTGCGGACCGATCGTCCATGACACCGAGCGCAGCGTTTTCGTTTCCGTGCAGCACCCGGGCGAGGAGGGTACCTTCGAGGCGCCGCACTCCTACTTCCCGGACTACGTTGCCGCCGGCACGACACCCCGCCCGGGCCAGGTCCGGGCTCCCCGCCCGGCCGTGGTCCAGGTGTTCCGCACCGACGCCTAG
- a CDS encoding o-succinylbenzoate synthase — protein sequence MPLQYPSLEDLLQSARVVVLPMRVKFRGILERETLLLRGPLGWGEFGAFPEYGDSEASRWLASAIEAGWHGFPEALRTSIPVNATVPAIEAGRVPEILARFGRVDAVKVKVAEHGQTLDDDAARVAAVRAALPDAAIRVDANGGWDVPAAVEALSRLADVGLEYAEQPVPDIDGLAEVRRRLRAAGVPVLIAADESVRKEEDPLKVARAGAADLLVVKVAPLGGVRRALELVAQAGMPAVVSSALDTSVGIRAGLALAAALPELPYACGLGTVSLLAADVTNQPLVADDGAITLRDAVADEGLLERYAAPPERRAWWLARLRRAYAVLPAPA from the coding sequence ATGCCCCTCCAGTACCCGTCCCTCGAGGACCTGCTGCAAAGCGCCCGCGTAGTGGTTCTGCCCATGCGCGTGAAGTTCCGCGGGATCCTGGAACGCGAAACGCTCCTCCTCCGCGGCCCGCTGGGATGGGGCGAGTTCGGTGCCTTCCCCGAGTACGGAGACTCCGAGGCCTCCCGCTGGCTTGCCTCCGCCATCGAGGCCGGCTGGCATGGCTTCCCGGAGGCCCTGCGGACCAGCATCCCCGTCAATGCCACCGTGCCCGCCATCGAGGCAGGCCGGGTCCCGGAAATACTGGCACGTTTCGGCCGCGTGGACGCCGTCAAGGTCAAGGTGGCCGAACACGGCCAGACACTCGACGACGACGCCGCCCGCGTTGCTGCTGTCCGCGCCGCGCTTCCGGACGCTGCCATCCGCGTGGACGCTAACGGCGGCTGGGACGTTCCAGCTGCTGTGGAGGCGCTGTCCCGGCTGGCCGACGTCGGGCTCGAATACGCGGAGCAGCCCGTGCCGGATATTGATGGCCTGGCGGAAGTGCGGCGGAGGCTGCGTGCTGCGGGGGTGCCGGTACTGATCGCGGCCGACGAAAGTGTCCGCAAGGAAGAGGATCCCCTCAAGGTGGCGAGGGCAGGCGCTGCAGATCTCCTCGTGGTGAAGGTGGCGCCGCTCGGGGGAGTCCGGCGCGCGCTGGAGCTGGTTGCGCAGGCGGGGATGCCCGCCGTCGTGAGTTCCGCCCTCGATACGTCCGTGGGGATCCGTGCCGGGCTCGCGCTCGCGGCCGCGCTGCCGGAACTGCCCTATGCGTGCGGGCTGGGAACAGTCTCGCTGCTCGCCGCGGACGTCACCAACCAGCCACTGGTGGCCGACGACGGCGCCATCACCCTGCGCGATGCCGTCGCCGACGAGGGGCTGCTTGAGCGGTACGCTGCCCCTCCCGAGCGCCGGGCTTGGTGGCTCGCCCGGCTCCGCCGCGCCTACGCCGTCCTGCCTGCCCCCGCGTAG
- a CDS encoding sensor histidine kinase, with protein sequence MARPSLRKPALFRPFELTASHNSEVFKAVRRFLLMGLVALVVVTTPVAFWIWSEAERHALENSKEATDHLANNVVGPLLDAEVLSGDPTAVDRLDERLRPWMGETSVFEIRLWDKNGRIVYSEDPKLIGHTFGLPHEAQEILAGGDVPANLEMQKDEVNTPDVENGELVEVYVPVTAPDGQKLVFETYYDDDGVRQEQAAVLFGMVPPFLLSLAVLQLAQLFPAVRLARRIQAYEAGRSRLLRRAIEASELERQRIARDLHDEVIQELSGLSYVMESEELHSPVGQRALFSDARRILQDNVRSLRAMTSELYPPDLNRLGLSGALARLGDPLEERGISLELDLPAQCELDRDRAALFYRVAREALANTAKHSRATKAELHLHQDGDRSEIRIQDDGCGFDQSHGSPEGHFGLRIMNDTIGEAGGTLQVMSAPGRGTTVTARFGVGGNKVPASFDREPEPVPSG encoded by the coding sequence ATGGCTAGGCCATCACTCCGTAAACCTGCCCTGTTCCGTCCGTTCGAATTGACGGCCTCCCACAACTCGGAGGTTTTCAAGGCCGTCCGGCGGTTCCTGCTGATGGGGCTGGTTGCCCTGGTGGTGGTCACCACCCCGGTGGCCTTCTGGATCTGGTCCGAGGCTGAACGCCATGCACTGGAGAACTCCAAGGAGGCCACCGACCACCTGGCCAACAACGTGGTGGGGCCGCTGCTGGACGCGGAAGTCCTGTCCGGCGATCCCACCGCGGTTGACCGGCTCGACGAGCGCCTCCGCCCCTGGATGGGGGAGACGTCCGTCTTTGAGATCAGGCTCTGGGACAAGAACGGGCGCATCGTCTACTCGGAGGACCCCAAGCTCATCGGCCACACGTTCGGGCTGCCGCACGAGGCGCAGGAAATCCTGGCCGGCGGGGACGTGCCAGCGAACCTGGAAATGCAGAAGGACGAGGTCAACACGCCCGACGTCGAAAACGGCGAGCTCGTGGAGGTCTACGTGCCCGTCACGGCCCCCGACGGGCAGAAGCTCGTGTTTGAAACCTACTATGACGACGACGGCGTCCGGCAGGAGCAGGCGGCCGTTCTGTTCGGCATGGTCCCGCCGTTCCTGCTGTCACTTGCCGTCCTGCAGCTTGCGCAGCTGTTCCCGGCAGTCCGGCTGGCACGCCGGATCCAGGCGTACGAAGCCGGCCGGAGCCGCCTGCTCCGCCGGGCCATCGAAGCGTCCGAGCTGGAGCGGCAGCGCATAGCCCGGGACCTGCACGACGAAGTGATCCAGGAGCTCTCGGGACTGTCCTACGTGATGGAGTCCGAGGAACTGCACAGCCCGGTTGGCCAGCGGGCGCTGTTCTCCGACGCCCGGCGGATCCTGCAGGACAACGTCCGCAGCCTGCGCGCCATGACCAGCGAGCTGTACCCGCCGGACCTGAACCGGCTCGGCCTCTCCGGGGCGCTGGCCCGGCTCGGCGATCCGCTCGAGGAGCGCGGGATCAGCCTGGAGCTTGACCTGCCAGCACAGTGCGAGCTGGACCGGGACCGCGCGGCGCTGTTCTACCGGGTGGCCCGCGAGGCCCTGGCCAACACCGCCAAGCATTCCAGGGCGACGAAGGCCGAGCTCCACCTCCACCAGGACGGCGACCGTTCGGAGATCCGCATACAGGATGACGGCTGCGGCTTCGACCAGAGCCACGGGTCACCGGAAGGACACTTCGGCCTGCGCATCATGAACGACACCATCGGCGAGGCAGGCGGCACACTCCAGGTGATGTCCGCTCCCGGCCGGGGGACCACGGTGACCGCGCGCTTCGGAGTGGGCGGCAACAAAGTCCCGGCCTCCTTTGACCGCGAGCCGGAACCGGTGCCCTCGGGGTAA
- a CDS encoding BTAD domain-containing putative transcriptional regulator, with the protein MPNSAEDAGGTTTKLSINILGPLRVRRGGVVIGSHELGGPKPRQVLEILLLKLGTPVSKNHLIDILWNGQPPAEALSTLESYVSVLRRHLQPGSGKGGALRTVTGGYMMDRSMVDLDLDRFDDLLKQAGHASPEESFRLLEKALDITSVPLLGDELLAGWAEEERALHSARVASIKARAAEAAVAVGHPERAVALASELLVDDPINERAWTALVLGLEESGQYMEALRAYGRCRRVMDQEIGCLPGRPLREAHARLLQATAASEDEMELSDSDAAIPATSQITREISILTIDDHSTFTELLTAALDREPDLRSVASATTAKSGVEQSIALKPDVVIMDFHLPDGDGLTAAARILADAPNTRIVMLTGDPTPEALRTAASMGICAFLPKGGSLSTLLDTLRYARAGNMVVHPSLVAQLGMSTPAPAPAARVVEPGGPVLTPRELDVLRLMAGGHGSKEVASKLDISLNTCRGYVKAIFAKLGTHSQLESVMEASRRGMLEQPSNG; encoded by the coding sequence ATGCCTAACTCAGCGGAAGACGCCGGTGGCACAACAACGAAGTTGTCCATCAACATCCTTGGTCCGCTCCGTGTCCGCCGCGGCGGCGTGGTGATCGGATCCCACGAACTTGGCGGCCCCAAACCCCGCCAGGTCCTTGAAATCCTGTTGCTCAAGCTGGGGACCCCGGTCTCCAAAAACCACCTGATCGATATTCTGTGGAACGGCCAGCCGCCGGCTGAGGCCCTGTCCACACTGGAAAGCTACGTCAGTGTGCTGCGCCGGCACCTCCAGCCGGGGAGCGGCAAGGGCGGTGCCCTCCGCACGGTCACAGGCGGCTACATGATGGACCGCAGCATGGTTGACCTTGACCTCGACCGTTTCGATGACCTGCTCAAGCAGGCCGGACATGCCTCTCCGGAGGAATCCTTCCGGCTGCTCGAGAAGGCCCTCGACATCACCTCGGTGCCGCTGCTCGGCGATGAGCTGCTGGCCGGCTGGGCCGAGGAGGAGCGTGCGCTCCACTCCGCACGCGTCGCCAGCATCAAGGCGCGGGCCGCGGAAGCCGCTGTCGCCGTCGGGCACCCGGAGCGCGCGGTGGCCCTGGCCAGCGAACTGCTGGTGGACGATCCCATCAACGAGCGCGCCTGGACCGCCCTGGTCCTGGGCCTCGAAGAATCCGGGCAATACATGGAAGCACTGCGGGCCTACGGGCGCTGCCGCCGGGTCATGGACCAGGAGATCGGCTGCCTCCCGGGACGTCCGCTGCGGGAAGCACACGCACGGCTGCTGCAGGCAACGGCTGCCAGCGAGGACGAAATGGAACTCTCAGATTCTGACGCTGCCATCCCGGCAACATCGCAAATCACCCGGGAAATCAGCATCCTGACGATCGACGACCACAGCACGTTCACCGAACTGCTGACGGCGGCCCTCGACCGCGAGCCCGACCTGCGGAGTGTCGCCTCGGCCACCACCGCGAAGAGCGGAGTGGAGCAGAGCATCGCCCTCAAGCCCGACGTCGTTATCATGGACTTCCATCTGCCCGACGGCGATGGCCTCACCGCCGCTGCCCGGATCCTGGCCGACGCCCCGAACACCCGGATCGTCATGCTCACCGGCGACCCGACGCCGGAAGCGTTGCGGACCGCCGCCTCGATGGGCATCTGCGCCTTCCTGCCGAAGGGCGGATCATTGTCCACCCTGCTGGACACCCTCCGTTACGCTCGGGCCGGCAACATGGTGGTCCACCCCTCCCTGGTGGCCCAGCTGGGCATGTCGACACCTGCCCCGGCTCCCGCGGCCCGCGTGGTGGAGCCCGGCGGACCCGTGCTGACGCCCAGGGAACTGGATGTGCTGCGGCTGATGGCCGGCGGCCACGGGTCGAAGGAAGTGGCCAGCAAGCTGGACATCTCCCTCAACACCTGCCGCGGCTATGTGAAGGCGATCTTCGCCAAGCTTGGAACCCACTCGCAGCTCGAATCGGTCATGGAAGCGTCACGGCGCGGCATGCTCGAGCAGCCGTCCAATGGCTAG
- a CDS encoding sensor histidine kinase, with amino-acid sequence MNAAGALRTEIHSVRFRLLATLLVFMAVGLFVAGAATHAAQLKSLNDRVNAELLQPRSNLDDLASRGSPNNGGAAYTSLHDLFTTYLRNGAPGGDESVMTMVRGGNVILPRAKQATNLNTAAVTDHVWDWSVPGQTVMRDIELDGRQVRLAITSVSLARGRQDQGLLIASSEIGAQRAEVFGSMWTFALASLVTLALTGLVGFLVTGRLLRPVRRLREATEATTFEDLTKRVEVPDSTDDVAQLAMNFNRMLERLESGFDNQRRFVHDASHELRTPMTIIRGYLELLRAGDPDDVDQTRMLLLDELDRMQVLVDDLLLLARSGRPDFVTPAWVEADDLLEDVLNRVRVLGERQWHLDAKPGGLIRVDRRRLTQALEQLAANAVKYTSESDRISVGGAWVENDDGTPQSGRAVVVRELADSASRELEIWVSDTGTGIPADDHERIFERFGKGSNSAASEGSGLGLSIVKAIAEAHGGSVLLESEEGKGSRFVLRIPSGGKDAGGETDDSPAADSAGRSGSGTEAPGFEGPAIRGPAVRGPAVKGPAAKGPRHKGTGAAGGKPKPAGPASGIELATRAGGTP; translated from the coding sequence ATGAATGCGGCCGGCGCACTGCGCACGGAAATCCATTCCGTCCGCTTCCGGTTGCTGGCCACGCTGCTCGTCTTCATGGCTGTGGGCCTCTTTGTTGCCGGCGCGGCCACCCATGCGGCGCAGCTGAAAAGCCTCAATGACCGCGTCAACGCCGAGCTGCTGCAGCCGCGCAGCAACCTGGACGACTTGGCGAGCCGCGGCTCGCCAAACAACGGCGGTGCGGCCTACACCTCGCTGCACGATCTGTTTACGACCTATTTGCGCAACGGGGCGCCCGGAGGCGACGAGTCCGTGATGACCATGGTTCGGGGCGGCAACGTCATCCTGCCCCGGGCAAAGCAAGCAACCAACCTGAACACGGCGGCCGTCACCGACCATGTCTGGGACTGGAGTGTGCCCGGACAGACCGTGATGCGCGATATTGAGCTTGACGGCCGGCAGGTCCGCCTGGCCATCACGTCCGTTTCCCTGGCTCGGGGCCGCCAGGACCAGGGCCTGCTGATTGCCTCAAGCGAGATCGGCGCCCAGCGCGCCGAGGTTTTCGGTTCCATGTGGACGTTCGCCCTGGCGTCCCTGGTGACGCTCGCGCTGACCGGATTGGTGGGCTTCCTTGTCACCGGGCGGTTGCTGCGTCCCGTCCGTCGGCTCCGCGAAGCCACGGAAGCCACCACCTTTGAGGACCTGACAAAGCGGGTTGAGGTGCCGGACAGCACGGACGACGTGGCCCAGCTGGCCATGAACTTCAACCGCATGCTCGAACGGCTGGAGTCCGGCTTCGACAACCAGCGCCGCTTCGTCCACGACGCCAGCCACGAGCTGCGCACCCCCATGACCATCATCCGCGGCTACCTGGAGCTGCTCCGCGCCGGGGATCCCGACGACGTCGACCAGACCCGCATGCTCCTCCTGGACGAGCTGGACCGGATGCAGGTACTGGTGGACGACCTGCTGCTCCTTGCCCGCAGCGGCCGGCCGGACTTCGTGACTCCCGCCTGGGTGGAGGCCGACGACCTCCTGGAGGACGTCCTGAACCGGGTCCGGGTCCTCGGCGAGCGCCAGTGGCACCTGGACGCCAAGCCCGGCGGCCTGATCCGCGTCGACCGCCGCCGGCTTACCCAGGCGCTGGAGCAGCTCGCCGCGAACGCGGTCAAATACACCTCCGAGTCGGACCGGATATCGGTCGGGGGCGCGTGGGTGGAGAACGACGACGGCACCCCCCAAAGCGGTCGGGCGGTAGTTGTGCGGGAGCTGGCAGACTCGGCATCCAGGGAGCTGGAGATCTGGGTGTCGGACACCGGCACCGGCATTCCGGCGGACGACCATGAGCGCATCTTCGAGCGCTTCGGCAAGGGCAGCAACTCGGCGGCCTCGGAGGGCTCGGGCCTGGGGCTGTCCATCGTAAAGGCCATCGCCGAGGCGCATGGCGGCAGTGTGCTGCTGGAGTCCGAGGAGGGCAAGGGCAGCCGCTTCGTGCTCCGGATCCCCTCCGGCGGCAAGGACGCGGGCGGCGAAACGGATGATTCCCCCGCCGCGGACAGCGCCGGCCGAAGCGGCAGCGGCACCGAAGCCCCGGGCTTTGAGGGCCCCGCGATCAGGGGACCCGCGGTGAGGGGACCCGCCGTGAAGGGCCCCGCTGCCAAGGGACCGCGACACAAGGGAACGGGCGCCGCAGGCGGCAAACCGAAGCCGGCCGGACCGGCGTCGGGCATTGAACTGGCCACCCGGGCGGGAGGCACGCCTTGA
- a CDS encoding response regulator transcription factor, which translates to MTRILIADDEPRIAAFLAKGLTAAGYTTTQVSDGVKALDYATSGEFDLLILDIGMPRMDGLTVLKNLRDMHSTIPVIILTAADSLESTVAALDGGADDYMTKPFRFEELLSRIKLRLRGAQAVTSAPTFVCGDLSLDVNLRTAEIGGRVIDLSAREFVMARTFMENAGKVLSREQLLSRVWGYHFEGSSNVVDVYVRYLRNKLGQDRIQTVRGVGYRLVCLPGPSAAAPDDAAGTGDDAEGQSI; encoded by the coding sequence TTGACCCGGATCCTGATCGCCGACGACGAGCCGCGCATCGCGGCCTTCCTCGCCAAGGGCCTCACGGCGGCCGGCTACACCACCACCCAGGTCTCCGACGGGGTGAAAGCACTGGATTACGCCACGTCCGGGGAGTTCGACCTCCTCATCCTGGACATCGGCATGCCCAGGATGGACGGCCTCACCGTCCTCAAGAACCTCCGCGACATGCACTCCACGATTCCGGTGATCATCTTGACGGCGGCGGACAGCCTCGAAAGCACGGTAGCGGCGCTCGACGGCGGTGCGGACGACTACATGACCAAACCCTTCCGGTTCGAGGAACTGCTCTCCCGCATCAAGCTACGGCTCCGGGGCGCGCAGGCGGTGACCTCCGCCCCGACATTCGTCTGCGGCGACCTGTCGCTCGACGTGAACCTGCGCACTGCCGAGATCGGCGGCCGCGTGATCGACCTGTCCGCGCGGGAGTTCGTCATGGCCCGGACGTTCATGGAGAACGCCGGCAAGGTGCTCAGCCGCGAGCAGCTCCTGAGCCGGGTGTGGGGCTACCACTTCGAGGGGTCCTCCAATGTGGTGGACGTATATGTGCGGTACCTGCGGAACAAGCTCGGCCAGGACCGCATCCAGACCGTCCGCGGCGTGGGCTACCGCCTCGTGTGCCTGCCCGGCCCCTCCGCAGCAGCTCCCGATGATGCAGCCGGTACCGGTGATGATGCAGAAGGCCAGTCGATTTAG
- a CDS encoding phosphatase PAP2 family protein translates to MTFQLRDPRRKKQGRQQQGRQKPRRQPSARRMRLAAGTGFLFAVATLACATGLAATYYYFVRTTTGQFIDESALVEAVEIHGPAGKVTTRFLDWLPTISLVMAAVVVLLVTVIHRRWRAAGIAVAACVAANIATQVLKDLLPLRPHRGVETLELNSLPSGHTTLAASAAAAVFLMASPRWRPLAGFVGGTFAIASGMSTLVNQWHRPADVVAAFLVVGCFMIPAGWLILRNDGHEWNVWDGFGGHWGSARLWIGLPVVLGLASAAVSVYSLVMIVPGVGQEASTTNYFWAGISLIVIAGYLATVATTSLFAYAVRRRD, encoded by the coding sequence ATGACTTTCCAGCTCAGGGACCCCCGCCGTAAGAAGCAAGGCCGCCAACAGCAGGGCCGTCAGAAGCCGCGCCGGCAGCCGTCAGCCCGACGGATGCGCCTGGCAGCGGGCACCGGCTTCCTCTTCGCCGTGGCCACTCTGGCCTGCGCCACGGGCCTCGCCGCCACCTACTATTACTTCGTCCGGACCACCACGGGCCAGTTCATCGACGAGTCTGCCCTCGTGGAGGCCGTGGAAATCCATGGGCCCGCGGGCAAGGTGACCACCCGGTTCCTGGACTGGCTGCCCACCATCTCCCTCGTGATGGCCGCCGTCGTCGTTCTTCTGGTGACCGTGATTCACCGCCGCTGGCGGGCCGCGGGCATTGCCGTTGCGGCGTGCGTCGCGGCGAACATCGCCACGCAGGTGCTCAAGGACCTGCTGCCGCTGCGGCCGCACCGGGGCGTGGAAACGCTGGAGCTGAACTCGCTGCCGTCCGGGCACACCACGCTGGCGGCGTCCGCGGCGGCGGCCGTGTTCCTGATGGCGTCCCCGCGATGGCGCCCGTTGGCAGGCTTTGTCGGCGGTACGTTTGCGATCGCCTCGGGCATGTCCACGCTGGTGAACCAGTGGCACCGGCCGGCGGACGTGGTGGCGGCGTTCCTGGTGGTGGGCTGCTTCATGATTCCCGCGGGCTGGCTGATTCTCCGCAACGACGGCCACGAGTGGAACGTCTGGGACGGCTTCGGCGGGCACTGGGGTTCGGCGCGGCTGTGGATCGGGCTGCCTGTGGTGCTGGGGCTGGCCTCTGCAGCGGTGTCCGTGTACTCGCTCGTCATGATCGTTCCGGGCGTCGGCCAGGAGGCCAGCACCACCAACTACTTCTGGGCGGGCATCTCGCTGATCGTCATCGCCGGGTACCTGGCCACCGTGGCCACGACGTCCCTGTTCGCATACGCCGTCCGACGCCGGGACTAA
- a CDS encoding class I SAM-dependent methyltransferase — protein MNDQAEADKALKEKHRAMWAQGDYPALASELLLDLGAILVEACNIKPRQRVLDVGAGAGNAAIPAAMMGARVIASDLTPEMFDAGRRQAADRGVELEWVEADVENLPFADSEFDVVMSCLGAMFAPHHQPTADEWVRVCKPGGTIGLLHWTPEGFVGQMFSTMKPFAPPPPPGAQPAPLWGSEDHVRELFGDRLGEIRAQKRTVAVTSFRQPEDFLHYFKSHYGPTISVYKSLSGDEVKARALDDALTELASTYIEAHGDTPSQMEWEYLLLTAKTNAKPQETGL, from the coding sequence ATGAACGACCAAGCCGAGGCGGACAAGGCCCTGAAGGAAAAACACCGGGCCATGTGGGCGCAGGGCGACTACCCTGCCCTAGCCAGCGAGCTCCTCCTGGATCTGGGCGCCATCCTGGTGGAGGCCTGCAACATCAAACCGCGGCAGCGCGTCCTGGATGTGGGCGCGGGCGCCGGCAATGCGGCCATCCCCGCGGCCATGATGGGTGCGCGGGTGATAGCCAGCGATCTCACCCCGGAGATGTTCGACGCCGGTCGTCGGCAGGCTGCCGACCGCGGCGTTGAGCTCGAGTGGGTGGAGGCCGACGTCGAAAACCTTCCCTTTGCGGACAGCGAATTCGATGTCGTCATGTCCTGCCTCGGCGCCATGTTCGCCCCGCACCACCAGCCGACCGCCGACGAATGGGTGCGTGTCTGCAAGCCAGGCGGGACCATCGGCCTGCTGCACTGGACACCCGAGGGCTTCGTCGGGCAGATGTTCTCCACCATGAAACCCTTCGCTCCCCCGCCCCCGCCCGGCGCGCAGCCAGCGCCGCTGTGGGGCAGCGAAGACCATGTCCGTGAGCTGTTCGGCGACCGGCTGGGCGAGATCCGGGCGCAAAAGCGGACAGTCGCAGTCACCAGCTTCCGCCAGCCCGAAGACTTCCTGCACTATTTCAAGTCGCACTACGGCCCCACCATCTCCGTGTACAAGTCGCTGTCCGGTGACGAGGTGAAGGCCAGGGCCCTGGACGACGCACTCACGGAACTTGCCAGCACGTACATCGAAGCCCACGGCGACACGCCCTCGCAGATGGAATGGGAGTATCTGCTGCTCACGGCGAAGACCAATGCCAAGCCCCAGGAAACCGGGCTGTGA